From the genome of Pygocentrus nattereri isolate fPygNat1 chromosome 25, fPygNat1.pri, whole genome shotgun sequence, one region includes:
- the LOC108416270 gene encoding uncharacterized protein LOC108416270 — MEVVVWLCFAPLLWFLGKCHGQTQFIYKDWYKSEISCEGNKWKVSTKSIKIDPQRLVQCDRIRIDLDVDDNLEFCSNKPPQSKCVCILVVKSGFVACVKSLDSGLLFPFKPSPNVVSSYIVAAPNPLITSTPEETSSLTVPEGESVSLKCSFTFTREYNGVPFVVYWIKTVGESSTCVYSYDYSKHRSPQYGHHCAVQKDLLNRLSNPTEGQNSHNIRISEVMESDSGQYLCAVQVDPINKNTAKGNWKVIKRVTVSVHKDKRPQPTRTTVTPTTTEKTTKKATEKTTKKATEKTTKKATEKTTKKATENVSGVHPLMPLFTSWPICLGLLLSVWIAFALIRKKASTARGDPPDLRLCRYKASKVEKQLLILMVLRMLWDVVRRRTRIHEEFYQEDPDHEESTTSVDLHAAARLNDGSGASEDTKHIHDEDYLLFLKG, encoded by the exons ATGGAGGTGGTGGTGTGGCTGTGTTTCGCTCCTCTGCTCTGGTTTCTTGGTAAATGCCACG ggcAAACTCAGTTCATTTACAAGGATTGGTATAAATCAGAGATTTCCTGTGAAGGAAACAAATGGAAAGTGAGCACAAAGTCTATCAAGATTGACCCGCAGCGTCTGGTACAGTGTGACCGCATCAGGATTGACCTTGATGTTGATGATAACCTGGAATTTTGCAGTAATAAACCTCCACAATCAAAGTGTGTTTGTATTCTAGTAGTAAAAAGTGGATTTGTTGCCTGTGTTAAATCTCTGGATTCTGGACTCCTTTTTCCATTCAAACCGTCTCCCAACGTCGTCTCTTCCTACATAGTCGCTGCTCCAAACCCACTCA TAACATCCACACCTGAGGAAACATCTTCACTGACAGTACCTGAAGGTGAATCAGTGAGTTTAAAGTGTAGTTTCACCTTTACACGAGAATATAATGGGGTGCCATTCGTTGTTTACTGGATTAAGACTGTTGGAGAGAGCAGCACCTGTGTGTATTCTTATGATTATTCCAAGCATCGTTCACCTCAGTACGGTCACCACTGCGCTGTGCAAAAAGATCTGCTTAACAGACTCTCAAACCCAACCGAAGGACAGAACAGTCACAACATCAGGATCAGTGAAGTGATGGAGTCAGACAGCGGTCAGTACCTCTGTGCTGTACAAGTGGACCCaattaataaaaacactgctAAAGGAAACTGGAAGGTGATAAAAAGAGTTACAGTCAGTGTCCACAAAGACAAGAGACCACAGCCAACCAGGACCACCGTGACTCCGACAACCACTGAGAAAACCACAAAGAAAGCTACtgagaaaacaacaaagaaagctactgagaaaacaacaaagaaagctactgagaaaacaacaaagaaagctACTGAGAACGTTAGTG GTGTTCACCCTCTCATGCCTCTGTTTACTTCATGGCCCATATGTTTGGGTCTTCTGCTTTCTGTTTGGATCGCATTCGCACTCATAAGGAAAAAGGCCAGCACTGCACGAGGTGACCCTCCA gaTCTCAGGCTGTGCCGTTACAAAG CCTCCAAAGTGGAGAAGCAGCTCCTGATACTGATG GTTCTCCGTATGCTGTGGGACGTGGTGAGGAGGAGAACTAGGATCCATGAGGAATTCTACCAAGAAGATCCAGACCATGAAGAATCCACAACATCTGTTGATCTTCATGCAGCTGCCAGGCTGAATGATGGATCTGGAGCATCAGAGGACACCAAACATATTCATGATGAAGATTATCTGCTGTTTTTAAAGGGGTGA